One Anaerohalosphaeraceae bacterium DNA segment encodes these proteins:
- a CDS encoding DUF362 domain-containing protein — protein sequence MSADRDRAYQQHSAASGYPIVLCRCSSYEASEVREALERFWNLAGGIGQFVRPSDRVLIKPNLIVPSESDKAAQTHPAVIVTLAQMMKEAGAKPMVGDSPAWGDVRACLKALQIDTVLDSMQVPMVQLDRAVRVKIDGVSVGISRAALEADVILNVPKFKMHQQLGATFAVKNMFGCVVGKEKPLWHFLRGGDAEAFCRLLLGIYRYLAPAVNLVDAVIAMEGQGPISGTPRHLGYFIGGTDPIACEYACCRLVGLEPMSLPILRTAAAINFGCPSPERITVLGDPLPETPCPDFRFAQQTPLRFTLPRICKSIAKQALLLLKNRLG from the coding sequence ATGTCGGCGGACAGAGACAGGGCCTATCAGCAGCATTCCGCGGCTTCGGGTTATCCTATTGTTCTGTGCCGATGCAGCTCGTATGAAGCTTCCGAGGTTCGAGAAGCCCTCGAACGATTTTGGAATCTGGCGGGCGGAATCGGACAATTTGTCCGGCCGTCCGACCGGGTCCTGATTAAACCCAATCTGATTGTGCCCTCAGAGTCGGACAAGGCGGCCCAAACCCATCCGGCTGTCATCGTTACGCTTGCTCAGATGATGAAAGAGGCGGGAGCAAAACCGATGGTCGGCGATTCACCCGCCTGGGGCGATGTCCGCGCGTGCCTGAAGGCCCTGCAAATCGATACCGTGCTCGATTCGATGCAGGTGCCGATGGTGCAGCTGGATAGGGCCGTGCGGGTCAAGATAGACGGGGTAAGCGTCGGGATAAGCCGCGCCGCCCTCGAGGCGGATGTCATCCTCAATGTCCCCAAATTCAAAATGCATCAGCAGCTGGGCGCAACCTTCGCCGTCAAAAATATGTTCGGCTGCGTCGTCGGCAAGGAGAAACCCCTCTGGCATTTTCTCCGCGGCGGCGATGCAGAAGCCTTCTGCCGTCTGCTGCTTGGGATTTACCGGTACTTGGCGCCGGCAGTCAATCTGGTGGATGCGGTTATTGCAATGGAGGGGCAGGGGCCTATCAGCGGAACCCCCCGGCATTTGGGGTATTTCATCGGCGGTACAGACCCGATTGCCTGCGAATATGCCTGCTGTCGGCTGGTTGGTCTGGAGCCGATGTCCCTGCCGATTCTTCGAACCGCCGCGGCGATAAATTTCGGCTGCCCATCTCCGGAAAGGATAACGGTGCTGGGAGACCCTCTGCCGGAGACGCCCTGTCCGGATTTTCGCTTTGCTCAGCAGACGCCGCTTCGCTTTACTCTGCCCAGAATCTGCAAAAGCATAGCCAAGCAGGCCCTGCTTCTCCTGAAAAACCGTCTGGGTTAA